A region of the Numenius arquata chromosome 2, bNumArq3.hap1.1, whole genome shotgun sequence genome:
TTATTCCACCGTTTCTTTAGTCTAGTATTTGCCTTCTAATTTCCGGCTCTTTCTCGTGTCGCAGTTCTTAACGTTACCCTGAAGCCGACTGCACACCCATCTGTCCCTTCATTTGCAAAACATCCTTCTCTTGCCTTTGTTTCTAAAGCCTTAACATGTGCGTGTGCAGCTGCTCTTAGCTGTGAAGTTCTTGAGCACCATACAGAGTTGATTATATTTCTTGTTTTACCCATATTGGAGTGGCTCTGGAAATGCTGACTGTCGGATGTGTGACTCGGCAGCACCAGTTTGTCCCTTTTCTGTGGCTCGGTTGTAGGTGGCCTGGGGTGGTGGCAGAGCACAGCGGCTTTTCTGGCGGTGGTGTGGCAGCATGCAAGTTTCCTGGCAGTGTCAACACCTCCTGGCTGTGCAGTGGAAGCCTCAGAGGCTCCGTGCAGCTGATGGCAGTTCTCCTACGGtctctgtttgcttttctgattctATGGtatcaaaataaagagaaaacttgTGCTCGTGGCACAGCCTTTGCAATGGCTGCAACCTCGGCACTCTGCtttttactggttttattttctctctcaagCATCCAAGGTATGAGGTCCAGGTTTTGTTGCAGTATCCCTTAGGAGTGGAGACTCAGCTGTGTATCGGCGATCCCAGTTCTAGCTTTGGTGGAGGTCAGTCAGTCTTTCCAGAGACCCTTTATTCTGTTGTTTCACAGTAATGAGCTGGCAGAGGcccaaatggggggggggggggggagggggaaggggaacaAAGCGACAAACCCTCCCTGCTTTTTATCAAGTTGTTTTGCTCCCCAAACACATAACCTTGCTGTTTTCCCAGGTAGCAAAACTATGTCTCGCAGCATGAGACTGGAATAATCACTGTGAAAATAAGACTTTAAGCCCCGTGTTTCCATTTTTAAGTGCCACCATTGTTATCTAGCTCCCAAACGTGGTCACTCATTCTTGCTATGGGTCTTTTCCAGAGGAAGcgttttttttccagaacccaGCTGGTTTTCTGCAATGACCATATCCTGAGATCACCTTCTCCTACAGAAGAGTTTGCTGCTTAAAAGTCTGTGCCCGCTTCCATACAGAAAGTGCTGGCAGGCCGTCTGTAGTTTGAAGGGAGCTGCAATTATTGTCTTGACGGTATCGCTTGTGCAAGTTGTGATGGTACCCTGTGTCTCACATCTACCTGGTCCGGGGACATGCGGGGAGACAGTGAAGTGAGCTGAATTTGTTGAGGCATGTGTAGACCTGAGGTCTCTGTCCTATTTTAGCTGACTCCTGATTTCCCTGGTGCTTCCTCTCTGTAGCCTTCCAGGGTTGGGTGTCATAATCTAAGCTTTAAGATTCACTTGGACCCATTTAGTCTGGCATCCTTGCTTCTGTTGTGGCAGCTGCTGTGGGTTTAAGATAGAAGCAGTGAAGCTTCCAGCTCTTTCTTCTTAAAGCTCTCGCATGTGGGAGCAGTTTTCAGAGGCAGAAAAGTGGGCTGCTGAAATTGCTGATGCTCAGTGATTTCCCGGTTATGCGCTTGAATGCAGGAGGAAGGTTTCTGCCTGGCAGGATGTGCCAGCTGATGGATTCCCAGCTGAGTGCTGCAACTGCCACAAAGCTTGGTGCACGCATGTTCCTTCCCTGTCTTCCTGCAGCACTCCTCCGAATGGGAGCAAGGGAGGGGAGGTGAGACGGGTGTTGCCGGAAAGCCAGGCTGCTCGAGCGGCTCACTGTAAATAGGGAAGGCATGCCAACTAGAGCAGAAACATGCTGGTGGAGACCTGGGCCATGGCACCTGCAGAGCCATGAGGAATGCGGCAGGATAATCTAGGAGCTGGGCATTCCAGCTCTTCGGGAACTCCTTGGAAAAGCAGTCTTTCTTCCTattccagtctgaacctccccctGCCAAAGGCAAATGATGGTGTGTCCCCTCTTCGCTGCGGGAACCTTCAAGTGTGTTTTCTGCCTGGATAAAGGACATTCAGTGCCCTTTACTGAACGTGTGGGAGTAGGAAGAGTGCTTAtacagcagcctcagcctgcctGACCTTGGCGTCGGTTGCCATAGAGCGTGTTTCCTCTCTGGAGGGCTGGGCACTGAATGTAGACCTGCCAGCACTGGGGAGAGCTAGAAATAAGGCTCTGTAGGGAAGAATTGTCACTTTCTAGGGATAAGAAGTCAGTTCCCGTCagtgtttgttggttttctttgctgtgcAAGAGGTGGCAGCATTTAAGTGACTTCTCTGCagtcttctctttgttttcttgttggtACTTGGAAGTGAACAACGCGTGTGCTGTTCTCAGGTTTTGCACTCTGTGTCCAGCCTGGACAGCCCACTGCCCACCCTTGAACCCTGCAAGCATGTTGGTACCTAGCAGAGCTGTACTTCTAGGGTATCATCCTAGGGGAGAAAGACCAGGGCTGTGTAGAGGTGTTtgcacagctggtgagagaagaGGAGCCTGTATTGGTATGTCTTGAGGATATGAGGATGTAGCTGCAGGGCAGGATGAGTCTGATGTGCTGTGGGTTGGGATGTTTTGGTTATTTTCCCTTCTCAGGCTGAAACCTTTGCAGTTCTGAAAGGCAAATAGATTGTGGAGACTGAAATGCTTAAAGCCTTCTGTTGGAAGGGCTGAAGAAAGACAGGGTGTTGCTGTAGTAGAGGCACTGGTGGTTTAACACACAGCTTGGCGAGTTCTCAGTTGAAGAGTAGTTCTGAGCACAGTGGAATTAATGAGGCTGATTTTCTATGGATCTGGGTCTTGTCTGACTCTTATCTAGCAAGGTGTGATCTCTGGTGGCTTTTTATCATGATTTGTAAGGTGTTTGTCTTTCCAATGCATTTGCATTGTACTTTTTAAAGACGGTAGCAAGATCTCTGTATGGATGTAAGTGATGCTTCCATGAAAACTGTCAGCGTTTTACAGCTGACCCAGAACGCAGAGGGAGAGATGAAGAGGCACTTGTGCTGCATAGCTGTGTGAGCCTTAGAGCAGAGCTCTAGCTGCGTTGTGTGCAGGGTATGAGGCTGCTCCTGGGGATCTCCTTGTGTCTCAAGCATTGTCCGTGCTCCAGAGGACTCCCACTTCCCGATTTCCCCGTTTCTGAGTCTGATGGGGCCATTTTGCCCTTCAGTGGTTGGTACCTTGGCTTTGGTGGAAGCAGGGAAGTGCCTGTTGAGCCTTCCTGTGGGGCTGTCTGGACCCATTTTAGAGCAGGACAACAGCGCTTTGCCATGCATGGCAGTGTTAGCGTCCTTTGGGCTGCCAGCCTTTTCCTCTGGAGCTGGGAATTATTGCACATCTCTTCCTGAATTGTGCTCACCCACAGGAGTCTGCCTTAGGCAGGGCTTCCCTTGTTGCTTTAACACTCAGTCACTCCCCTAGATGTGTTATAAAGGTGAGAAAAAGAATAACCAGGGGAATTACGGACCAAGGTGCTTAGCTGCCAGTTCCTGGAGAATCAGTTTGGAAGACAGGATGTGAGTCGCAGCCAACTCTCAAAAGACctattcttttcttcaaaacagtAGTCTATGCCCTCTATCTTGATcttagtgagggttttttttgtcttactgTGTGGTCTTCTCTAAAGCGAAGTGGGAAATGTCCGGGTGAGACTTTCCTGTGTAAAATGCACAATGCACAGGGTAACCGCATGTGGAGCATGGCAGAGACCCAGAAGTGAAGGGTACAGTGAAATAGGGCACTGATGCTGGCTCATGAAGTGAATTGTGATTCTGGGGTCGGTGGTGGAGGACTCAGCTCTTGCTCAAAGGTATGAACAGGAACCCAGTCTTCAAGGGGCATGAAGTCTTTCTGCTCTGCTGAGGTTCAGTAAGGTCTCCGCTGTGTGTTGGGGTTTGCTGCCCTTGCTGGGGGATGGATGTGCATCAGTGGGACAGAAATCAGAGAGGAGTGGAGGAGTGGAGAGGAGAGCTCAGGCTTATAAAACAACTCAAGGAACTTGAGCAAAGGGGTGACTTCTCCCCTATATGGGTTGAACTTGCTTTGAGCCCCTCCCCCCAGTATTTTTCTGTCTCCCAGCAGGATAAGTCTTGCTGCCTCCGAGAAAGTGTGAACACAGGGACTTTTAGCAAAAGATTCTGCCAAATCCATGGGAATAGGCATCTTTGGAGTCTGCTGAGCAAGTTCAAAGCTCAGATGTACAATTCACATCAGTTAAGTAGCTATGCACCACTTTTTGCGTGACTGTAGGTTcatcttggtttctttttttgtgtgggtatggttggacttgatgatctcaaaggtcccttccaaccatgaagattctgtgaactTCTGGAAGAGTGAAATTAAAGGGGAGGAAACAGGTGGGTATGGTGAGATGTGCGAACCTTATAGCAACTGCCCCAGTACTGTTTGCCATCTTCACTTTCTATGGCGCCATGAGGAGGAAACGACTCCTCTATTGCTCAGGGTCCACTACCAGGCAGTGATAGTGATAACTGAGCTGGGGGATCCCCCTGAGACCCCCCCGGGTGGAGCAGACAGCTGAGGTGGAGAGGAGCTCTTCTTTCCCTGTTCCTGTACTTGGGGCAACGTTTCTGCTCGCTCAGTAAGCCAGGCagaaggctgctgctgccaaacAAAGAGCTCAAACCGTGCAGAGGTGGGTCCTGCAGGAGGAGACAAATCTGTTGGTGGCTCTTCCCCAACCTCCTCCTGTGTAGTTCCCGGGGGTGTTTGCCAGCTTCCTGCCAGCAGGGCCCTGGGTGCTGGGGTTCCagtgcctcctgccagctctgggtGGCAAGGAGGTGCTACCGGGCAGGCGCTGCCTGTGCAGGGCATCGCAGCCGGCTGCCTTCAGCCCCGCAGGAggctgggggcttggagcgacctatAGTGAGGGGGGTGGTGGCTTTGTCACTGAGTAATGTGAAGAGGGTGCTGGGGTGGCCAAACTCAGGGGAGAGGGTGAGATGAATGAGTCGTGGAGCATCTAGGGTACCATCAACCTGCTACAGAAGGTCTTGCCTGCTGCTTATGTCTCTCACCCCCTAGCCTGCTGTGTTTCCCTAGCTCCTGGATTTTCTGTGCAGggatctggagagtaagtcttatgaggaaaggcggagggagctggggttcttcaacctagagagaaggaggctgaggggaaaccttatcactctctacaactacctgaaaggaagttgtagcgaGGCTCGGATTGggcttttctcccaagtcacaggcgatgggacaagaggaaatgacctcaagttgcaccaggggaggttcagattggatattaggaaaaatctttacactgaaagggttatcaagtattggaacgggctgcccagggaagtggttgaagcaccatccctggaggtattcaaaagacgggttgatacagtgcttagagacatggtttagtgatgtggggttttttgttgttggtgtgtgggttttttttttgtgggtgtttttttcttttatcagagttaggttgatggttggactagatgatcttaaaggtcccttccaacccagacggttctatgattctgcagcCGCACTAACATTGTGGGTTGTAGCACTTGGTGTTCTTGAGCAAAGGCAGTAGCTTGGTACTCTCCTGGTGTATATCCGGGGGGAACAGGACAAGGGAAGGAGTACAGAGCTCTCATGCCACGCTGAGGAGTCCTTGGGCTGGCAGTAGGACGAATGGAGCTGGAAAAGCTGTTAGTGTTTCATGCTGACACCCACGCAAGGGTTACACTAGTGTAACCGTAGCAGTTGGTGTGTATAAGCTTTCCCACACAGGCATGATTCAGTTCATGCTGGCGGTGTTATATCCCTTATCGCCACAATGGCTGttctgtgctggggctgggattCACAGGGTGTACTCTTCTGGTCAGGGAAGTTTTCCTTTGGCCCAGTAAGGCCACTGATGCCACGTCTCCCTGTCTGAGAGATGGTCTTCCAGGAGATTTTCCATTGGGGAAGCAGAAAACTTCACGTTGGCATCCCTCTGCTTTCCATTCCCTTCCTTCTGCAGTTGGAAGAGGTGTTGAGCTCCGACAGGCTCCTTGCATCTGTGGTCTGTGGGCAGGAGGTGTGTGCATTGCAACCCTGGCTGCCAACTACAAATCTCCGCTCTTAATTGGAAGCTAAATCAGCTTTCCTTGCTGCTGGGACTGTGGGGGTGTTGGAGGTCAGCACTGATTCTAGCCTTTTTGTCTCCTGTCCACGTGTTGCCAGCGCTCCATGCCACAAAAGCGGAGACACGTGGCCTGACAGCTGCCAGCTgccaaggggagaggggaagacaaAGGGCAAGGGCTCAGAGTGGGCAACCAGTTGAATGCTGTCTCTGGCTGCTTGAAGGAGTCTGTGACACTTGCGTGTGGTTGTGGCTCTTTGAAACAGCACTGAGggtttttgtctctctctcccttcctgtgtagggctgcaggagcaggactaTGTCCACCATGGTATACCCAAGGGAGGAGAAACTGGACAAGCTGAGCCAAGAGGAGATCATTTCCAACACCAAGCTGGTGATGCAAGGGCTGGAGGCACTCAAGAATGAGCACAACTCCATCCTGCATAGCTTACTGGAGACCATCAAGTGCCTGAAGAAAGATGAAGAAGCCAATCTCGTACATGAGAAATCCAACCTGCTTCGCAAGTCAGTGGAGATGATCGAACTGGGGCTTGGAGAAGCTCAGGTGAGAGTGGCGGGTGACCCCTAGGTGTTACCCAGGactggcaggggatggggggcatGTGGCCATTCCCCATAAGCTGCAGGGGCAGCAAGGGGTGGACTGTAGGAGGCCAGCCTGACCCTCAGGGTGGGCCCTAAGCACGTATGTGAGGGAGATACAAAATTGTGGTAGTTACTGACTGGGTACTCTTGACAAGGTGATGATGGCGTTGTCTAACCACCTGAATGCTGTGGAGTCAGAGAAGCAGAAGCTGCGTGCTCAGGTGCGGAGACTGTGCCAGGAGAACCAGTGGCTGCGTGACGAGCTTGCCAACACCCAGCAGAAGCTGCAGCGCAGTGAACAAACCGTggctcagctggaggaggagaagaaacaccTTGAGTTCATGAACCAGCTGAAGAAGTATGATGAGGATGTCTCACCTTCGGTATGCCCTAGTCCTACTGAGcagctgtgttttggggtgggggaggttgGACCAGCAGGACCTAGGTGTGTTAATATCGCCCtggatttttccccttcccaCACCAATGCGTGTAACTAAAGGGAGCCTGCATGGGGTAGGGTCTCTGGAAGAACATGGAGTAACATGCCAGGATGTGCTGGGGAAATTTGGCTTTAttagttttggggagggggaacggcGGCAGAGACAACAGGGGAAGTTGAGGTGTTGGTGGGCTGCAGCAGGAAGGAGAATTTGGCAGCTGACTTagcacaggctgctgctgtcTTCTCTGAGAACCAATAGTGTTGTGATTCCCATCctcccaggaggagaaggagggcgACTCTGCCAAGGACTCTCTGGATGATCTGTTCCcaaatgaggaggaggagcatGGTCCTGGATGTAAGTGTTTGCTCATGCAGGGTTGCTAGCTGTCTCTGTTCAAGCCTGCTGTGCCAACTGTTTCCCTGTTTATTCCTCTGTGCCTGCAGtgccccaccagcacagcagTGCAGTGGCAGCTGCCCAGCAGGGAGGCTATGAGATTCCCGCACGCTTGCGCACCCTCCACAACCTTGTCATCCAGTACGCCTCACAGGGACGCTATGAGGTGGCTGTGCCGCTCTGCAAGCAGGCGCTGGAGGACCTGGAGAAGACATCAGGGCACGATCACCCTGATGTGGCCACCATGCTCAACATCCTGGCGTTAGTGTACAGGTGAGcgtggtggggagggcaggactgAGCCAGGAGAGGTTTTTTTGCCTCTCCTGTTTACCAGAACAGTGTGCATCCTGGTGACAGGGAGCTCCCTCAGCTTCCTGTGGTTTGCCTTTCAAAAAGGTTTTGGGACAGATGAGGTATTTGGACTTCCAGACTCCCTGATATAACTAGGCACTGGCTAAGGTTGGGAGGAATGGAGAAATAAAAGGGCTGTGGGGTCTGGACCTGTGTGGAAGGAGACAGTTCTTGTTGCTGTGGTCTGTGATGTCCAGATCCTGAATAAATGGTTGGCTTTGCACTGCAGGGACCAGAACAAATacaaagaggcagcacatctCTTGAATGATGCTCTCTCCATCCGTGAGAAGACTCTGGGCAAAGACCACCCAGCGGTGAGTGTCTCCCTTCTCTTTCAGTTATTTCCCTCAACCTGTGGGTGCCACTGGGGCTAGAACGGTGCCCTTATGGTGTGTCTGCAGCCAGACTACCAAGGGCAGTAGTGTGCTCTGCCATGTAGGCAGGGTGGCCTTCTGCCTCTGCACCTTCTTCTCTTCAGAAGCAGCTGTACTGCAGGCATGAAGGAAAAGGGACAGTCAGCATTACTGCTGCTTGCACCCCTTGTTTGGTCCCACTGGATTCTGCTTTGTTTCATGGAGAAGCTTATGTCTCTGCAGGTGGCAGCAACTTTGAACAATCTGGCTGTTCTCTATGGCAAGAGAGGAAAGTACAAAGAAGCAGAGCCACTGTGTAAACGAGCCCTGGAGATCCGTGAGAAGGTACTGGTCTCCCATACTCTCCTTCCTTCCAACTCTCCCCATTACCTTGCTGCACCTGGGAGGTTCAGAAACTATCTAATCTCTTTGGCTGCTGATTCTGCCACCACCTTTCCTGCCTCTCCAGTGTTTGCAGACTTAGAGAAGCCAGCCAGGAGGTGGAAGCTGGAATTTCTCCTGTTTACTTCCCTAGTCCTTGGCTCCTGTCTGACATAGGCATGTTCTGGAGGGACTACAGTGTGTACTGACTCTAGGAGTTCACTGCAGTCTTGCAGTGTTGACTTTTTGTGGcttctcttcttttgtttacCTAGGTCCTAGGCAAAGACCATCCTGACGTGGCCAAGCAGCTGAACAATCTAGCCCTGCTGTGCCAGAACCAGGGCAAATATGACGAGGTGGAGTACTATTACTGCCGGGCCCTGGAGATCTACGAGAGCTGCCTGGGTCCTGATGACCCCAACGTTGCCAAGACCAAGAACAACCTGGTGAGGCCCTGGGGGGAGGCCatgtggggatggggaatggTGCCGTGGGAAAGGTGAACATTGCCTGCTGCTTGGAAGTTGCAGCTCTTTGCAAGACGGGGGCAGAGTTAGTCTGTGTTGCCCAGTGGGACTGGAGCTGTTTTCTTGTTTGCAGGCCTCCTGTTACCTGAAGCAAGGCAAATACAAAGATGCAGAGGTGCTGTATAAGGAGATCCTCACCCGTGCTCATGTGAAGGAGTTTGGCTC
Encoded here:
- the KLC4 gene encoding kinesin light chain 4 isoform X2, yielding MSTMVYPREEKLDKLSQEEIISNTKLVMQGLEALKNEHNSILHSLLETIKCLKKDEEANLVHEKSNLLRKSVEMIELGLGEAQVMMALSNHLNAVESEKQKLRAQVRRLCQENQWLRDELANTQQKLQRSEQTVAQLEEEKKHLEFMNQLKKYDEDVSPSEEKEGDSAKDSLDDLFPNEEEEHGPGLPHQHSSAVAAAQQGGYEIPARLRTLHNLVIQYASQGRYEVAVPLCKQALEDLEKTSGHDHPDVATMLNILALVYRDQNKYKEAAHLLNDALSIREKTLGKDHPAVAATLNNLAVLYGKRGKYKEAEPLCKRALEIREKVLGKDHPDVAKQLNNLALLCQNQGKYDEVEYYYCRALEIYESCLGPDDPNVAKTKNNLASCYLKQGKYKDAEVLYKEILTRAHVKEFGSVDDEHKPIWMHAEEREEMSKSKHRDSAPYAEYGGWYKACKVSSPTVNTTLRNLGALYRRQGKLEAAETLEECAVRSRRQGIDPINQTKVVEILKEGDGTERRRSLGGGVKYESATDGSEEDGSGTLQRSSSLGKIREVIRRSSEMLVKKLQGNGPLEPRNTSMKRAASLNYLHKSSDASFEGTQGLRAESRGLSASSMDLSSHSSLLSSN
- the KLC4 gene encoding kinesin light chain 4 isoform X1, encoding MSTMVYPREEKLDKLSQEEIISNTKLVMQGLEALKNEHNSILHSLLETIKCLKKDEEANLVHEKSNLLRKSVEMIELGLGEAQVMMALSNHLNAVESEKQKLRAQVRRLCQENQWLRDELANTQQKLQRSEQTVAQLEEEKKHLEFMNQLKKYDEDVSPSEEKEGDSAKDSLDDLFPNEEEEHGPGLPHQHSSAVAAAQQGGYEIPARLRTLHNLVIQYASQGRYEVAVPLCKQALEDLEKTSGHDHPDVATMLNILALVYRDQNKYKEAAHLLNDALSIREKTLGKDHPAVAATLNNLAVLYGKRGKYKEAEPLCKRALEIREKVLGKDHPDVAKQLNNLALLCQNQGKYDEVEYYYCRALEIYESCLGPDDPNVAKTKNNLASCYLKQGKYKDAEVLYKEILTRAHVKEFGSVDDEHKPIWMHAEEREEMSKSKHRDSAPYAEYGGWYKACKVSSPTVNTTLRNLGALYRRQGKLEAAETLEECAVRSRRQGIDPINQTKVVEILKEGDGTERRRSLGGGVKYESATDGSEEVSMGVEWSGDGSGTLQRSSSLGKIREVIRRSSEMLVKKLQGNGPLEPRNTSMKRAASLNYLHKSSDASFEGTQGLRAESRGLSASSMDLSSHSSLLSSN
- the KLC4 gene encoding kinesin light chain 4 isoform X3 yields the protein MSTMVYPREEKLDKLSQEEIISNTKLVMQGLEALKNEHNSILHSLLETIKCLKKDEEANLVHEKSNLLRKSVEMIELGLGEAQVMMALSNHLNAVESEKQKLRAQVRRLCQENQWLRDELANTQQKLQRSEQTVAQLEEEKKHLEFMNQLKKYDEDVSPSEEKEGDSAKDSLDDLFPNEEEEHGPGLPHQHSSAVAAAQQGGYEIPARLRTLHNLVIQYASQGRYEVAVPLCKQALEDLEKTSGHDHPDVATMLNILALVYRDQNKYKEAAHLLNDALSIREKTLGKDHPAVAATLNNLAVLYGKRGKYKEAEPLCKRALEIREKVLGKDHPDVAKQLNNLALLCQNQGKYDEVEYYYCRALEIYESCLGPDDPNVAKTKNNLASCYLKQGKYKDAEVLYKEILTRAHVKEFGSVDDEHKPIWMHAEEREEMSKSKHRDSAPYAEYGGWYKACKVSSPTVNTTLRNLGALYRRQGKLEAAETLEECAVRSRRQGIDPINQTKVVEILKEGDGTERRRSLGGGVKYESATDGSEEA